One Peribacillus simplex NBRC 15720 = DSM 1321 genomic region harbors:
- the mnmA gene encoding tRNA 2-thiouridine(34) synthase MnmA produces the protein MRKAPQDTRVVVGMSGGVDSSVSALLLKNQGYDVVGIFMKNWDDTDENGVCTATEDYNDVIAVCNQIGIPYYAVNFEKQYWDKVFTYFLDEYKAGRTPNPDVMCNKEIKFKAFLEHAVSLGADYVATGHYAQVEYRDGEYKMLRGVDNNKDQTYFLNQLTQEQLEKVMFPLGHIDKKEVREIAKEAGLATATKKDSTGICFIGERNFKEFLSNYLPAQPGDMVTMDGKVMGKHDGLMYYTIGQRHGLGIGGSGEPWFVAGKDLKRNVLYVCQGFDNDVLYSNSLRAVNVSWVAEHIPAGEFTCTAKFRYRQEDSGVKVKVLENGDVEVIFDEPVRAITPGQAVVFYDGEVCLGGGTIDEVFKKGEKLTYVG, from the coding sequence ATGAGAAAAGCACCACAGGACACCCGCGTCGTCGTGGGTATGTCAGGAGGCGTGGATTCTTCTGTGTCAGCCCTGCTATTGAAGAATCAAGGCTATGATGTGGTCGGGATTTTCATGAAGAACTGGGATGATACAGATGAAAACGGAGTCTGTACGGCAACGGAAGATTATAATGATGTAATTGCCGTTTGTAATCAAATCGGCATCCCTTATTATGCGGTCAATTTCGAGAAGCAGTATTGGGATAAAGTTTTCACTTATTTCTTGGATGAGTATAAAGCGGGCCGTACCCCGAATCCGGATGTAATGTGCAATAAGGAAATCAAGTTCAAGGCCTTTCTTGAACATGCCGTAAGCCTGGGTGCCGATTATGTGGCTACAGGTCATTACGCACAGGTTGAATACCGGGATGGCGAATACAAAATGCTTCGCGGTGTCGATAATAATAAAGATCAAACGTACTTCTTGAACCAGCTTACTCAAGAACAGTTGGAAAAAGTCATGTTTCCGCTTGGACACATTGATAAGAAGGAAGTCCGTGAAATTGCGAAAGAAGCGGGTCTTGCCACGGCAACGAAAAAAGATTCTACAGGGATCTGTTTTATCGGTGAACGCAATTTCAAAGAGTTTTTAAGCAATTACCTCCCAGCTCAGCCCGGTGATATGGTCACGATGGATGGCAAAGTAATGGGCAAGCATGACGGATTGATGTATTACACTATCGGTCAGCGTCACGGTCTAGGGATTGGCGGCAGCGGCGAACCTTGGTTTGTTGCGGGAAAAGACTTGAAACGTAATGTTTTATACGTGTGTCAAGGCTTTGATAATGATGTGCTGTATTCCAATTCCCTTCGTGCAGTGAATGTCAGCTGGGTGGCTGAACATATACCGGCTGGTGAATTTACATGTACGGCAAAGTTCAGGTACCGTCAAGAGGATAGCGGTGTTAAGGTGAAGGTCTTGGAAAATGGTGATGTTGAAGTCATCTTTGACGAGCCAGTCCGCGCGATCACACCTGGACAAGCAGTCGTATTCTATGATGGTGAAGTGTGCCTTGGTGGCGGTACGATTGATGAAGTATTTAAAAAAGGTGAAAAACTGACTTACGTAGGGTAA
- the cymR gene encoding cysteine metabolism transcriptional regulator CymR yields MKISTKGRYGLTIMIELAKHYGEGPKSLKSIAQTHNLSEHYLEQLIAPLRNAGLVKSVRGAYGGYVLSKDPQEITSGDVIRVLEGPITPVEGIEDEEPVKRQLWIRIRDAVKDVLDNTTLMDLASYKDTGEIDSYMYYI; encoded by the coding sequence ATGAAGATATCTACTAAAGGCCGTTATGGTTTAACGATTATGATCGAGCTTGCTAAACATTATGGAGAAGGCCCGAAGAGTTTGAAATCGATTGCCCAGACGCATAATCTGTCGGAGCATTATTTGGAGCAGTTGATTGCGCCGCTTCGTAATGCTGGGTTGGTGAAGAGTGTCCGCGGTGCGTATGGCGGGTATGTACTGTCTAAAGATCCTCAGGAGATTACTTCGGGTGATGTCATTCGTGTATTGGAAGGGCCGATTACCCCTGTTGAAGGGATTGAGGATGAGGAGCCGGTGAAGCGCCAGCTTTGGATCCGGATTCGCGATGCTGTGAAGGATGTATTGGATAATACGACGCTTATGGATTTGGCGAGCTACAAGGATACGGGTGAAATCGATTCTTATATGTACTATATTTAA
- a CDS encoding cysteine desulfurase family protein has product MDRIYLDHAATSPMHPNVIDRMMTVMSHDFGNPSSIHAFGREARHVLDEARSSIAASIGAGRNEIIFTSGGTEADNTAIIGVANAYKEQGKHIITTEIEHHAVLHTCQYLEKSGFEVTYLPVNEAGLISIADLKAALRDDTILVSVMFGNNEVGSIQPIAEIGQLLKGHQAFFHTDAVQAYGLISIDVRELGVDLLSVSAHKINGPKGIGFLYIREGLKLNPHLYGGEQERKRRAGTESVPAIAGFSEAVLIAQSTMEKKNEQYKRFKDVLLAVFDEADVQYEINGSMEQSLPHLLNVSFPGTNVESMLVNMDLAGVAVSSGSACTAGSIDPSHVLVAMFGKDSERTKNSIRFSFGLNNTEEEVRQAAETTVKIVNRLVGR; this is encoded by the coding sequence GTGGACAGAATATATTTAGATCATGCTGCGACTTCACCGATGCACCCGAATGTGATCGATAGGATGATGACAGTCATGAGCCATGACTTCGGAAATCCGTCGAGCATTCATGCTTTCGGGCGGGAGGCGCGCCATGTTTTGGATGAGGCACGTTCGAGTATTGCAGCGAGCATCGGTGCGGGGCGGAATGAAATCATTTTCACGAGCGGTGGAACCGAGGCTGATAATACGGCGATCATTGGTGTTGCGAATGCTTATAAAGAACAAGGGAAGCACATCATTACGACGGAGATTGAGCATCATGCGGTTTTGCATACATGCCAATACCTTGAAAAGTCTGGCTTTGAGGTCACATATTTACCTGTGAATGAAGCGGGGCTTATTTCAATTGCCGATTTAAAGGCGGCATTGCGGGACGACACGATTTTGGTTTCGGTCATGTTCGGCAATAATGAGGTTGGTTCGATCCAGCCGATTGCTGAAATTGGACAGCTGCTCAAGGGTCATCAAGCCTTTTTCCATACGGATGCGGTTCAGGCATATGGTTTGATCTCTATCGACGTCCGTGAATTGGGTGTGGATTTGCTGAGTGTATCCGCGCATAAAATTAACGGTCCTAAAGGAATCGGCTTTCTTTATATTCGTGAAGGCTTGAAGCTGAATCCGCATTTATATGGCGGGGAACAAGAACGCAAACGCCGTGCTGGTACGGAGAGCGTGCCGGCAATTGCCGGTTTTTCAGAAGCTGTTTTAATTGCACAAAGCACGATGGAAAAGAAAAACGAGCAATACAAGCGTTTTAAAGACGTATTGCTTGCCGTCTTTGATGAGGCGGATGTACAATATGAAATTAACGGATCTATGGAACAGTCGCTGCCGCATTTGCTGAATGTTAGTTTTCCGGGTACGAATGTGGAATCGATGCTCGTTAATATGGACTTGGCAGGTGTTGCGGTATCGAGCGGATCCGCTTGTACTGCTGGGTCAATCGATCCGTCGCATGTTCTTGTGGCGATGTTCGGGAAAGATTCGGAGCGGACGAAGAATTCGATTCGTTTCAGCTTCGGTCTGAACAACACGGAAGAGGAAGTAAGGCAGGCGGCTGAAACTACCGTTAAAATCGTTAATAGATTAGTGGGAAGATAA
- a CDS encoding replication-associated recombination protein A yields the protein MNIKPLAFRMRPRSIDEIIGQEHLVGEGKIIARMVKAKQLSSMILYGPPGIGKTSIASAIAGSTKFAFRTLNAVTNNKKDMEIVAAEAKMSGKVILLLDEVHRLDKAKQDFLLPYLENGMITLIGATTSNPYHAINPAIRSRCQIFELKSLETNDITKALERALHDEERGLGAYKTDVSFDALTHFATASNGDVRSALNALELAVISTEPDESGTIHIDLQIAEECMQKKSFSHDKDGDAHYDVLSAFQKSIRGSDVNAALHYLGRLVEAGDLVSIARRLVVIAYEDIALANPQAGPRALAAVEAAERLGFPEARIPLANSVIELCLSPKSNTAIVAIDAALSDIRSGHSGDVPDHLKDAHYKGATDLGRGIGYLYPHDYENGWVKQQYLPDKLRSKKYYKPKKSGKFEQALASVYENIEKKK from the coding sequence ATGAATATAAAACCGCTTGCTTTCCGGATGCGGCCTCGGTCGATTGATGAGATCATCGGGCAGGAGCATCTGGTCGGTGAAGGAAAAATTATCGCAAGGATGGTGAAAGCCAAACAGCTTTCTTCCATGATTCTGTATGGTCCGCCGGGAATTGGCAAGACTTCAATTGCAAGTGCGATTGCCGGAAGCACGAAGTTTGCTTTCCGGACGCTGAACGCGGTGACCAATAATAAAAAGGATATGGAAATCGTGGCAGCCGAGGCTAAGATGTCCGGGAAAGTGATTCTGCTGCTTGATGAGGTTCATCGACTCGATAAGGCGAAGCAGGATTTCCTTTTGCCTTATCTTGAAAATGGGATGATCACCTTGATCGGTGCAACGACCAGCAATCCCTATCATGCAATCAATCCGGCCATCCGAAGCAGGTGCCAGATTTTCGAGCTCAAATCATTGGAAACCAATGATATAACCAAAGCTCTGGAACGGGCACTTCATGATGAAGAGCGGGGGCTTGGTGCGTATAAAACCGATGTCAGTTTTGATGCCCTTACCCATTTCGCGACTGCTTCGAACGGAGATGTCCGCAGTGCCCTTAACGCTCTTGAGCTCGCCGTCATTTCCACCGAACCCGATGAGTCCGGAACGATTCATATAGATCTGCAAATTGCCGAGGAATGCATGCAGAAAAAAAGCTTCTCGCATGACAAGGATGGAGATGCCCATTATGATGTTTTGTCGGCTTTCCAAAAATCAATTCGCGGCAGTGATGTGAATGCAGCCCTTCATTATTTGGGGCGCTTGGTCGAAGCCGGCGATCTTGTCAGCATTGCCCGCCGGTTAGTAGTCATCGCTTACGAAGACATAGCTCTTGCCAATCCCCAGGCTGGTCCTAGGGCCCTCGCTGCAGTCGAAGCCGCTGAACGACTCGGTTTTCCTGAAGCCCGGATTCCACTTGCCAACTCGGTGATCGAGTTATGCCTATCACCTAAATCGAACACAGCCATTGTCGCAATCGATGCAGCTCTGTCCGACATTCGCAGCGGCCATAGTGGAGATGTACCAGATCACCTTAAGGATGCCCATTACAAAGGGGCCACCGATCTCGGACGCGGAATCGGCTACCTTTATCCGCATGACTACGAGAATGGCTGGGTGAAGCAGCAATACTTACCGGACAAACTGCGCAGCAAAAAATATTACAAACCGAAAAAGAGCGGGAAATTTGAACAAGCCCTTGCCTCGGTCTATGAAAATATCGAGAAAAAGAAATAA
- a CDS encoding tetratricopeptide repeat protein: MDKNQQGIEFMQQGKYEEAAKVFNEAIEENPNEPVAYINFGNVLTAVGETDKAVKFYKKAIELDENAAAAYYSLGNLYYESDSKLIEAKDMFEKAIRLGLDNSDAFFMLGLTLMALDQPKLAMPYLQRTVELSPEDVDARFQYALCLANAELYDELINQLNLVVEQDPGHADAFYNLGVAFAGYREDAKAAMVYFDKALEAQPDHMLAAHGKKLLEEMNAE; this comes from the coding sequence ATGGATAAGAATCAACAAGGAATTGAATTTATGCAGCAAGGGAAATACGAAGAAGCGGCGAAAGTTTTTAATGAGGCGATCGAGGAAAATCCGAATGAGCCTGTTGCTTACATAAACTTTGGGAATGTATTGACTGCCGTGGGTGAAACGGATAAAGCGGTCAAGTTTTACAAAAAGGCGATCGAGCTGGATGAAAATGCAGCAGCGGCTTACTATTCATTAGGAAACTTATATTATGAATCCGATTCTAAACTAATCGAAGCGAAGGATATGTTTGAAAAGGCAATCCGTTTGGGACTGGATAACAGCGATGCTTTCTTCATGCTTGGATTGACATTGATGGCGTTAGATCAGCCGAAATTGGCGATGCCTTATTTACAGAGAACGGTGGAGCTGAGCCCTGAGGACGTTGATGCGAGATTCCAATATGCGCTATGTCTTGCTAATGCGGAATTATATGATGAATTGATCAATCAACTGAATTTAGTTGTGGAACAGGATCCGGGCCATGCCGATGCTTTTTATAATTTAGGTGTTGCGTTTGCAGGGTATCGTGAGGATGCGAAAGCAGCGATGGTTTATTTTGATAAGGCTTTGGAAGCACAGCCTGACCATATGCTTGCTGCGCACGGTAAGAAACTGTTGGAAGAAATGAATGCTGAGTAA
- a CDS encoding LytR family transcriptional regulator yields MRHEKKKKKKRTWLKVVGIIVLLFILAGGAFAYSVWNSLTKTVDTMHTPIDRTTDKRTKDLALSDQEPFSMLMLGVDERDGDKGRSDTMIVLTVNPQKKSVKMLSIPRDTRTEIVGHGTQDKINHAFAFGGAKMSMDTVENFLDIPIDYYMKINMEGFKDIVDAVGGVTVQNDLDFTSDGIHFAKGTHTLNGEEALAYSRMRHDDPNGDYGRQSRQRSIIEAVIKEGASLSSLTKYDEVFDALGNNIQTNLTFDDMMDIQKNYRDASKSITQATIPGNGTKIDGVYYNIVSDEEKEKVQSELKEQLSIK; encoded by the coding sequence ATGAGACATGAAAAAAAGAAGAAAAAGAAACGGACATGGCTGAAGGTAGTTGGTATAATTGTCCTACTTTTTATATTAGCAGGCGGAGCCTTTGCCTACTCCGTATGGAATTCACTGACAAAAACCGTTGACACGATGCATACACCAATAGACCGTACCACGGATAAACGAACTAAAGACCTTGCACTATCAGATCAGGAGCCCTTCTCGATGCTCATGCTCGGTGTCGATGAACGTGATGGCGACAAAGGCCGTTCAGATACTATGATCGTCCTGACAGTCAATCCACAAAAGAAATCGGTCAAAATGCTAAGCATTCCACGTGATACACGGACCGAGATCGTCGGTCATGGTACACAGGATAAAATCAACCATGCATTTGCCTTCGGCGGCGCGAAAATGTCCATGGATACCGTTGAAAATTTCCTTGATATCCCAATCGACTATTACATGAAGATCAATATGGAAGGCTTTAAGGATATCGTTGACGCAGTCGGCGGCGTGACTGTGCAAAACGATTTGGACTTCACATCCGATGGCATTCATTTTGCAAAAGGTACGCATACCCTTAACGGGGAAGAAGCCCTTGCCTATTCAAGAATGAGACATGATGATCCGAATGGTGATTATGGCCGTCAATCCAGACAACGTTCCATCATCGAGGCAGTCATCAAGGAAGGCGCTAGCCTTTCATCATTGACGAAATACGATGAAGTCTTCGATGCACTCGGTAATAATATCCAGACGAATTTGACGTTTGATGACATGATGGACATCCAAAAGAACTACAGGGACGCAAGCAAAAGCATAACCCAAGCAACCATTCCAGGAAATGGAACGAAAATCGACGGAGTCTACTATAATATCGTGTCGGATGAAGAAAAAGAAAAGGTTCAGTCCGAATTAAAAGAACAATTATCCATTAAATAA